The proteins below come from a single Pedobacter aquae genomic window:
- a CDS encoding glycoside hydrolase family 31 protein, with the protein MKEQEPKGLPIEITAEDLEQDIQHVNNPIVGLKPIEKKYLGKVTEVRQENNRYIFSDGDASVEIRVVSDEIIKVRMAPHSVFLEEFSYAVPKLDQRVAVFTFTEEDDKYAVSTNTVTCFINKEDFRISFADNESNIINEDFQAMHYEENVQFGGYYVYCTKTCFPEESFYGLGDKPTDFNLRGKRLQNWNSDTYSFAKHQDPLYRSIPFYISLNKGVAHGIFMDNTFKTHFDFAQEDNGKTSFWADGGELQYYYIHGPHMMDVVKRYHTLTGTHKLPPIWALGYHQCRWSYYPESKLKDLADNFRKRKIPCDALYLDIDYMDGYRCFTWNKKYFPNPKKMIKELSDDGFKTVVIIDPGIKVDNNYWVFKEGKENKYFCRRSDDYFMEGHVWPGRCQFPDFTNPEVRQWWGTLFKELVEVGVAGVWNDMNEPAVFGSGTFPDDVRHQYDGHRGSHRKAHNVYGMQMVRATYDGLKLLQKNKRPFTITRAGYAGVQRYSSVWTGDNVATWEHLKIGSIQMQRLSVSGIPFAGTDIGGFSGEPSGELFTRWIQLGVFSPFMRAHSAGDTAEREPWSFGPELEDINRKFIELRYKLLPYIYSTFWEHHRYGFPILRPVVMIEQHNPTNHYREDEFTFGDKILVCPVLEEGATSRRLYLPEGQWFDYWTHETITGGKELDVLAPLDSMPIFVKAGSVIPEFPVMQHVNEFEVEEMIFQVYYSDYEVNSFYFEDHGDTFAYEQDIYLEKKFVVNGDKKSMLIKQSIEGLFTPRYETYDLKIIGLPFKPSKVVVDGKDYIGDLAFDDLKRVRLKVNKNFRQVQIFK; encoded by the coding sequence CTCATAGCGTGTTCTTGGAAGAGTTTTCTTACGCAGTACCAAAGTTAGACCAGCGTGTGGCTGTTTTTACTTTTACTGAAGAAGATGATAAATACGCTGTTTCTACCAATACGGTAACCTGCTTTATCAATAAAGAAGATTTTAGAATCTCTTTTGCCGATAATGAAAGTAACATCATCAATGAAGACTTTCAAGCTATGCATTACGAGGAAAATGTACAGTTTGGTGGTTATTATGTGTATTGTACGAAAACTTGTTTTCCAGAGGAGAGTTTCTACGGTTTAGGTGATAAACCTACCGATTTCAACCTAAGAGGTAAGCGTCTACAAAATTGGAATTCTGATACTTATTCTTTTGCAAAACATCAAGACCCATTATACAGAAGTATTCCTTTTTATATCAGCTTAAATAAAGGGGTTGCCCATGGTATTTTCATGGATAATACCTTTAAAACACATTTTGATTTTGCTCAAGAAGATAATGGTAAAACCAGTTTCTGGGCAGATGGAGGAGAACTTCAATACTACTACATCCATGGGCCACACATGATGGATGTGGTAAAAAGATATCACACTTTAACAGGTACACATAAATTACCTCCAATCTGGGCTTTAGGCTATCATCAATGTAGGTGGAGTTATTATCCAGAATCTAAATTGAAAGATTTAGCAGATAATTTCAGGAAGAGAAAAATCCCTTGCGATGCTCTTTATCTGGATATAGATTATATGGATGGCTACCGTTGTTTCACTTGGAATAAGAAATATTTCCCTAATCCTAAAAAGATGATTAAGGAACTATCTGATGATGGTTTTAAAACGGTAGTGATTATAGATCCAGGAATTAAGGTTGATAATAATTATTGGGTATTTAAAGAGGGTAAAGAGAATAAATACTTCTGCCGCAGAAGTGATGATTATTTTATGGAAGGTCATGTTTGGCCAGGTCGTTGCCAGTTTCCTGATTTTACCAACCCAGAAGTAAGACAATGGTGGGGAACTTTATTCAAAGAATTAGTAGAAGTTGGCGTTGCCGGCGTTTGGAATGATATGAACGAGCCAGCTGTATTTGGCTCAGGAACTTTCCCTGATGATGTTCGCCACCAATACGATGGTCATCGTGGTTCTCATCGTAAAGCGCATAACGTTTACGGTATGCAAATGGTAAGAGCAACTTATGATGGTTTAAAACTCTTACAAAAAAATAAAAGACCATTCACCATTACCAGAGCAGGTTATGCTGGTGTACAAAGATACAGCAGCGTATGGACAGGCGATAACGTAGCAACTTGGGAACATCTTAAAATAGGAAGTATTCAAATGCAACGCTTGTCAGTATCAGGAATTCCTTTTGCGGGTACAGATATAGGCGGCTTTAGTGGCGAGCCTTCTGGCGAGTTATTCACCAGATGGATACAACTAGGCGTTTTTTCTCCATTTATGAGAGCCCATTCTGCTGGCGATACTGCCGAGCGTGAACCTTGGAGTTTTGGCCCTGAATTAGAGGATATCAACCGTAAATTTATCGAGTTACGTTATAAGCTATTACCATATATCTACTCTACATTTTGGGAGCATCACCGTTATGGTTTCCCAATTTTACGTCCGGTAGTGATGATAGAACAACATAACCCTACCAACCATTATCGCGAGGATGAATTTACTTTCGGAGATAAAATTTTAGTTTGTCCTGTTTTAGAGGAGGGCGCTACCAGTCGCCGTTTATATTTACCAGAAGGGCAGTGGTTTGATTACTGGACGCATGAAACTATAACAGGTGGTAAAGAATTAGATGTGCTTGCACCTTTAGATTCTATGCCAATTTTTGTAAAAGCGGGTTCTGTAATTCCAGAATTCCCGGTTATGCAACATGTTAACGAGTTTGAAGTAGAAGAAATGATTTTTCAAGTTTACTACTCAGATTATGAAGTAAACTCTTTCTATTTTGAAGATCATGGAGATACTTTTGCTTACGAACAAGATATTTATCTAGAGAAAAAGTTCGTGGTAAATGGAGATAAAAAGTCTATGCTTATTAAACAAAGCATAGAAGGCTTATTTACTCCTCGTTACGAAACTTATGATTTAAAAATTATTGGTCTTCCATTTAAACCATCTAAAGTAGTTGTAGATGGTAAAGATTATATTGGCGATCTTGCTTTTGATGACTTAAAAAGGGTAAGATTAAAAGTCAATAAAAACTTTAGACAAGTTCAAATCTTTAAATAA
- a CDS encoding outer membrane beta-barrel protein yields MKTKLLLSFLALLCFKSMAQDGLKNFTYGIRVTSSNASVGRNFIANSSINYSDKSISSFTISGFAEHHVGKLFYIQGGVNYIVKGYGTDLTTVNDMGEFLNLNREIKANYIEIPIYGLFRFNAGKGNFFIGAGPYAAIGVGGKIKRELFVQSTTANNGLELVSEEKEKTSFGNDAEDDFKNLDFGTNVQLGYEFKKGFNLGLSLGIGMYNVSPKNNQENIDVKHANLGLSLGYRFK; encoded by the coding sequence ATGAAAACGAAACTACTTCTATCTTTTTTGGCTTTATTATGCTTTAAAAGCATGGCTCAAGATGGCCTTAAAAATTTTACTTATGGAATAAGAGTTACATCTAGTAATGCTTCTGTTGGAAGAAACTTTATAGCCAACTCATCGATTAATTATTCAGATAAAAGCATAAGCTCCTTTACTATTTCAGGATTTGCAGAGCACCATGTTGGGAAGTTGTTTTACATACAAGGCGGTGTCAATTATATTGTAAAAGGATATGGTACTGATTTAACCACTGTAAATGATATGGGAGAATTTCTAAACTTAAATAGAGAGATTAAAGCTAATTATATTGAAATTCCTATTTATGGTCTTTTTAGATTTAACGCAGGAAAGGGTAATTTCTTTATTGGCGCAGGACCTTATGCTGCCATAGGTGTAGGAGGCAAAATTAAAAGAGAATTATTTGTACAATCAACTACGGCTAACAATGGCTTAGAATTAGTCTCAGAAGAGAAAGAAAAAACCAGTTTTGGTAATGATGCTGAAGATGATTTTAAAAACTTAGACTTTGGTACAAATGTTCAACTAGGTTATGAGTTTAAAAAAGGATTTAATTTAGGATTGAGCTTAGGAATTGGAATGTATAATGTTAGTCCAAAAAATAATCAAGAAAATATTGATGTAAAACATGCTAATTTAGGATTATCCTTAGGATACAGATTTAAATAA